From Dromaius novaehollandiae isolate bDroNov1 chromosome 15, bDroNov1.hap1, whole genome shotgun sequence, a single genomic window includes:
- the MRPL22 gene encoding large ribosomal subunit protein uL22m, protein MAARRAGCAWAWGLLSWARPERLLASGSVFPLSCIHTSAPLEKLGKWERKNRIVYPPQLPGEPRRPAEIYHCRREIKYSKDKMWYLAKLIKGMSIDQALAQLEFNDKKGAKVIKEVLLEAQEMAVRNHNVEFKSNLYIAESLTGRGQYVKQIRYHGKGMFGIMKIVRCHYFVKLVEGPPPPPEPLKTGFDQAKEYVQQLRNRTITHTL, encoded by the exons GTTGTTAGCGTCTGGTAGTGTTTTCCCTCTGTCATGCATCCACACAAGCGCACCTCTGGAGAAACTTGGGAAgtgggagagaaagaacaggattGTTTACCCTCCACAGCTGCCTGGAGAACCTCGTAGACCAGCT GAAATATATCACTGTCGTCgggaaataaaatacagcaaggATAAGATGTGGTATTTGGCAAAACTG ATAAAAGGAATGTCCATTGACCAGGCTCTAGCTCAGTTGGAATTCAATGATAAAAAGGGAGCAAAGGTGATCAAAGAG GTTCTGTTAGAAGCTCAGGAAATGGCAGTAAGAAATCATAATGTGGAATTCAAGTCGAATTTATATATAG ctgagTCGCTGACAGGCAGAGGCCAGTATGTGAAGCAGATCCGTTACCATGGCAAAGGCATGTTTGGCATCATGAAAATCGTCAGGTGCCATTACTTTGTGAAGTTGGTGGaaggtcctcctcctcctccagagccaCTAAAGACTGGTTTTGACCAAGCAAAGGAATATGTGCAGCAGCTGCGAAATAGAACCATTACCCACACTCTATGA